The nucleotide sequence GTATAGGGCATTACCCCCCATTCTTGCAAAGGCACCAATATGGTAGCCTAACTTGCTGCTACCACTTTCGTATTCACCATTGCTAACGCTTATGTTTCCTTGGGATATGCCTAGTTTTGGGCCAATGGAAAAGTCCTGGGCCTTTACTTGGGTACACAGTGCCAAGAAGGAAAATGCAAAAAGGGCCAATAATTTTTTCATCACTTAATTTTTATCCGTTGAAATCTATAATATGCTTTCTGCCAAACTTCAAATACCTTGCCAGAGCTAGGCACTCAAAGAGTGGAGAGGAGACTGTCACATGTTTTTGATGGCGTTTGTATATTTTTTTAGTTCCACTTTTACTTTGGGAAATAAAAAGAACAAGCCAATCATATTGGGGAATACCAAGGCCAGGATCATGGCATCGGAGAATTTTACTACAGCATTTAAGGTTGTAGAAGCTCCAATCACGATGAATGCCAGAAATATGATTTTGTAACTCAGGTCAGCGGCCTTGCTTCTACCAAAAAGGTATTTCCAAGATTGGAGTCCGTAATATGACCAAGAGATCATTGTGGAGAAAGCAAACATAATGATGGCTACTGTCAACACATAGGAAAAGTGAGGAATCACCGTATCATAAGCCATGGTAGTGAGTTCCACACCGCCGACAGATGCACCTCCGTCTTTAAGAATTACGTTTCCGCTTCCGTCACCACCATAATTGAAGATGCTCTCTACATTGCCAAGACCACCATCAATATTGAAAAAGATGATTACTAGGGCAGTCATGGTACAAACAATCACAGTATCGATCAATGGTTCCAAAAGGGCTACGACACCTTCACTGGCAGGAAATTTAGTTTTAACTGCAGAGTGGGCGATGGCAGCGGAACCTGCTCCGGCTTCATTGGAGAAAGCTGCTCGCTGGAACCCAACGATCAGCACACCTACCATTCCACCAAGTCCAGCCATTGGACTGAAGGCACCTTCTATGATCAAGCCAAAAGCATCATCGATATAGTCATAGTGAGCTCCCAGGATAATCAGGGAGGCCAATACATAGACACCGGCCATAAAAGGAACAATTTTCTCAGTAATGGTAGCGATTCTTTTGATCCCACCAATGATTACTACCGCTACTAGCATGGCAAGTACAATACCGATCCAGAATCCATTGGTTTGGAAGTTGATGCCCATGAGGTTGGACAGCTGGGAGGCAGCCTGGTTGGACTGGAATGCATTGCCACCACCAAATGAAGCTCCTACACAAAGCACTGCAAAAAGGCCTCCGAGGAATTGTCCTAGGCGTCCTTTTTTGAGGTCATGACCTAATCCACGGGAGAGGTAGTACATTGGTCCTCCATAAACAACTCCATCCTTGTCTACATCCCTGTATTTTACACCAAGGGTACATTCAACAAACTTGGTACTCATTCCTAGAATACCACATATGATCATCCAGAAAGTGGCACCAGGCCCGCCGATTGCAATAGCTACTGCTACTCCGGCGATATTGCCAAGGCCAACTGTGCCTGATACGGCTGTGGCAAGGGCTTGGAAGTGACTAACCTCCCCTCCTTTGGAGTCATCCACCATAATTTCCCCAGTTTCAGGGTCTTTATAGTTTTTCTCCATATCATCATATTTGCCCCTTACGGTATTGATGGCCAAAGGCATTTTGGTGATCCCTGGAAGTGCGAAATAGATGGTGAAAAATGTAGCGCCACTAACCAATAAAATCAAAACAATCGGGATATTATAGTCTCCAATTGTGATGGGGTATAGTACGAGGCTTTCCCAAGCATCAGCTACTGGTTGAAAGGATTGGTCTATTCTTTGTCCAAAACTTAAGTCTTCTGTGGGCGAGGTTTCCTGTGCATACAGGCTAATAGGTAGTAGAAAAATTAAGAAGGATAGAAGTTTTCTATACATAATGTGTTTAAGTTTGATTTGTATATTTGAGCCTTATAAACTTTTGGATAAATTCTACTTTTGTTTACATTTCCCAATCCAATCTCCCTTAAATACTGATTTTCAATCCCCCGGATTTTGAATTCCGGATTATGATAAGGGGGGATTCGGTTTAAGAATACCATCCCTATAGCCATATGTACTGTATGTATAAAGGATGTAATTCATGTTTATTAGGGATAAAATTGGATTGTTTTAATATTAACCGAATTTATCAATCGGCTAAATTAAGCTGTTTTGCTAGAATAGCAATCCCATTCATAAAACTTTTTGGTTGATAATTAAGCTGTTCTTTCGCTTTTTTGATAATAAATCCGGTTTTTAGGGGTCTTTTTGCCTGTTGTTGGAAGGTGCTGGAGTCTGCTTTGTTGATCTTGGTTTTGTCCAATTTGAAGTAGTCTGCTGTCTGCATGGCCATTTCATATGGGGTCAAAAGTTCCTCGCCAGAAATATTGAAAATCCCGGTGGCTTTTTGTTCCGCCATTAACAGGCAGCCTTCTGCCAGATCTTCTGCTAAAGTAGGGGTCCGGAGTTGGTCATCTACGAGCTGTAGCGATTTCCCTTCCTCGATGGAATTTTTTACCCAAAGGACAATATTGGACCTGCTCATGTCATGGGAAAGACCATAAACCAAGACGGTTCGCGCAATCCCCCATTTAAGTTGGGAAGCTTGGATCAGTTGTTCTGCTTCCAATTTGGTTTTTCCATAGTAATTGACGGGATTGGCTTCGGCTTCCTCTGTATAGGGACCTGCTTCACCGTCGAAAATAAAGTCAGTAGAAACATGGAGGAGATAGGCGCTGACCTTTTCGGAGGCCGAAATAATATTTTTTACAGCACTTACATTTTGTGCGTAGCAGGCTTCTTGTTCAGTTTCACATTGATCCACATTGGTCATGGCGGCACCATGGATGACAATATCCGGTCTGTATTTGGCAAATACTTTTTCTATGGATACTTCATCGGTGATATCCATGGGCTCGTAATCAAAGCCTTGCCAGCTCTTAGGGAGTCTGCAATCCCCTCTTCCTGTGGCTATTATTTTGAAAGTGCCTTTTTCTAGGAGTCTTTTGATCAGTTTTTGTCCTAAAAGGCCGTTGGTACCAGTGACCAAAATGGTGTCTTGATGATTGTTTTTAGTATTCAAAACCGTAATCTTTTGTGATTTTCTTTTTGCTCATTTCCTCTACTTCAACGGTGATGTATACGGGGACTTTAGCTTGGTCCATTTGGTTGGTCTTTTCTGCGGAAATTTTGTCTACCACATCCAATCCTTTGATGACTTTGCCAAAGACGGTATATCCTCCTTCGTCCAAATGTGGTGTGCCACCCTCACTGGTGTAGGCTTCAATTTGTTGGGGAGTTAATTTTTTGTCCAAATTAATATCATAGAAGTCTTCCATGATGACTTTCTTAGAAAGCATCAAGTCATTCATGGCAGAAAAATCCCCAAATGCATAAAGCTCAGCGTAGCGCTTTGCCAGTTCCTTATTGCTTTCAAGGCTGATATATTTCATGAACTGCTTTTGTAAACGTCTCATGTCTGTGGTCAGCTCCAGCGCTGTATAGACTTTGCCTTCCACGATATAGAACTGACAACCACTTGACCTTTTTTCGGGATTGATATTATCTCCCTGTCTGGCTGCGGCAATGGCGCCCTTTTCGTGAATTAGCTCCTCATTGAATTCCGCAGGAAGGGTGTACCATTCGTCTTCAGGCAATCCCTCCTTGGTGAATACATCTCCAGCTTGGATCATGAAATTATCTATAATGCGATGGAATTGGGTGGAATCAAACCTTCCTGCTTTGGCCAATTTGATGAAATTTTCTTTGTGCTCGGGTGTCTGATCATATAGAACGGCAAAAATATCACCATGTCGCGTATGGATCTTGATCAATGAATCATTTTCGGATGAACAAGAGATCAATATGGAGAGCAGGCATGCTATCCAAAGTAATCTTAATTTCATAACTTATTTGTTAAGCGTATTTTTTATTTCGGCCAAAATGCGACCTCCTCCAGATTGGATTACCTTTTCAGCTAGTTCTTTGCCCAGTGCCTCTGCTTTTTCGGCAGGTCCTGTGAGAGTATGGTGGATTCTTTCCTTTCCGTCCAAGCTGACAATTCCCCCCTTGAGCGTTAATTGCCCGTTATTATATGCTGCTAGGCAAAATACAGGAATACTACATCCTCCCTCAAGCACTTTCAGATAGCTGCGTTCAGCCCTTAGCCGATAGCCTGTTGCTTCATGATGTGTAGCTTGAATGATGAGTTGCCTTAGCTCCCTGTCCAATTTATCATAAGCTTCAACTGCAATACTTCCCTGCCCAACAGCAGGGGTGAATTCATCCAAGGAAAGTTCATGTTGGATCATTTCATCATAACCCATCCTATGTGCACCTGCATAAGCCAAAAGCAGCGCATCACAAACACCAGACTCCATTTTTTTGATCCTGGTCTGAAGGTTGCCTCTGACTTCTACCGTTTTGATATGAGGGTAGAAGTGTTTTAGGGTGGCTACTCTGCGGGTGGAAGAGGTGCCCAAAAGTAAAGGCTTCTCAGGATTGGAATAATCTATGTTCCCTTTATGGCTCAAAATGATATCGTTGACCTTTTCTCGCTCTGTAAAGGAAATTAGCTCAAATCCTTCAGGTAAAGAGGAAGGCATATCCTTGGCACTGTGAACAGCAATGTCCACTTCACCAGATGCCAATTGATCCTCTAGTTCTTCAGTGAATACGCCTTTACTGCCTATTTTTGAAATAGAGACATCCAAAATTTTGTCACCCTTGGTTTCTATGGTAACGATTTCCGTTTGAAGCCCTTTGGCTTTCAAGAGGTCAGCTATATGATACGCTTGAAACAGTGCAAGTTTACTACCTCTGGTTCCTATTTTGATAGGCTGCATTATTGTTTGATTTTGCTTTTACTAGTTTTTTTGTTTGCAGAGGCTTCGATATACTCGATGATTTTTCCTGCAATATTAATTCCGGTGGCTTTTTCTATGCCTTCCAGTCCAGGTGAACTGTTGACTTCCAGGATCAGTGGGCCACGGGCAGACTGAAGCATATCTACTCCAGCCACAGCCAGTCCCAAGGCCTTGGCTGCGGCAAGGGCTGCCCTTCTTTCGGCACTACTAAGCTTGATGACAGAAGCCTGCCCACCTCGGTGAAGATTGGACCGGAATTCGCCTTCTTCCCCCTGTCTTTTCATGGCGCCAACCACTTTACCATTGACCACAAAGGCCCTGATATCTGCGCCTTTGGCTTCTTTGATAAATTCCTGTACAATGATCCGGGCCTTTAAACCATGGAATGCTTCAATTACGGATTGTCCGGCCTTTCTGGTTTCTGCCAACACCACGCCCAAACCTTGGGTGCCTTCCAA is from Echinicola marina and encodes:
- a CDS encoding alanine/glycine:cation symporter family protein, which codes for MYRKLLSFLIFLLPISLYAQETSPTEDLSFGQRIDQSFQPVADAWESLVLYPITIGDYNIPIVLILLVSGATFFTIYFALPGITKMPLAINTVRGKYDDMEKNYKDPETGEIMVDDSKGGEVSHFQALATAVSGTVGLGNIAGVAVAIAIGGPGATFWMIICGILGMSTKFVECTLGVKYRDVDKDGVVYGGPMYYLSRGLGHDLKKGRLGQFLGGLFAVLCVGASFGGGNAFQSNQAASQLSNLMGINFQTNGFWIGIVLAMLVAVVIIGGIKRIATITEKIVPFMAGVYVLASLIILGAHYDYIDDAFGLIIEGAFSPMAGLGGMVGVLIVGFQRAAFSNEAGAGSAAIAHSAVKTKFPASEGVVALLEPLIDTVIVCTMTALVIIFFNIDGGLGNVESIFNYGGDGSGNVILKDGGASVGGVELTTMAYDTVIPHFSYVLTVAIIMFAFSTMISWSYYGLQSWKYLFGRSKAADLSYKIIFLAFIVIGASTTLNAVVKFSDAMILALVFPNMIGLFFLFPKVKVELKKYTNAIKNM
- a CDS encoding SDR family oxidoreductase; translated protein: MNTKNNHQDTILVTGTNGLLGQKLIKRLLEKGTFKIIATGRGDCRLPKSWQGFDYEPMDITDEVSIEKVFAKYRPDIVIHGAAMTNVDQCETEQEACYAQNVSAVKNIISASEKVSAYLLHVSTDFIFDGEAGPYTEEAEANPVNYYGKTKLEAEQLIQASQLKWGIARTVLVYGLSHDMSRSNIVLWVKNSIEEGKSLQLVDDQLRTPTLAEDLAEGCLLMAEQKATGIFNISGEELLTPYEMAMQTADYFKLDKTKINKADSSTFQQQAKRPLKTGFIIKKAKEQLNYQPKSFMNGIAILAKQLNLAD
- a CDS encoding peptidylprolyl isomerase, with the translated sequence MKLRLLWIACLLSILISCSSENDSLIKIHTRHGDIFAVLYDQTPEHKENFIKLAKAGRFDSTQFHRIIDNFMIQAGDVFTKEGLPEDEWYTLPAEFNEELIHEKGAIAAARQGDNINPEKRSSGCQFYIVEGKVYTALELTTDMRRLQKQFMKYISLESNKELAKRYAELYAFGDFSAMNDLMLSKKVIMEDFYDINLDKKLTPQQIEAYTSEGGTPHLDEGGYTVFGKVIKGLDVVDKISAEKTNQMDQAKVPVYITVEVEEMSKKKITKDYGFEY
- the hemC gene encoding hydroxymethylbilane synthase — translated: MQPIKIGTRGSKLALFQAYHIADLLKAKGLQTEIVTIETKGDKILDVSISKIGSKGVFTEELEDQLASGEVDIAVHSAKDMPSSLPEGFELISFTEREKVNDIILSHKGNIDYSNPEKPLLLGTSSTRRVATLKHFYPHIKTVEVRGNLQTRIKKMESGVCDALLLAYAGAHRMGYDEMIQHELSLDEFTPAVGQGSIAVEAYDKLDRELRQLIIQATHHEATGYRLRAERSYLKVLEGGCSIPVFCLAAYNNGQLTLKGGIVSLDGKERIHHTLTGPAEKAEALGKELAEKVIQSGGGRILAEIKNTLNK
- the rimK gene encoding 30S ribosomal protein S6--L-glutamate ligase — translated: MRIAVLSRNPNLYSTRRLKEAIEDAGHEALIIDHSLCDLVIEQEGPSIFYKGEKLSDIQAIIPRIGASVTFYGTAVVRQFELMGAFSAVESQAIVRSRDKLRSLQILSREGLGMPKTAFTNFSKGGEKQLIDKVGGAPLIIKLLEGTQGLGVVLAETRKAGQSVIEAFHGLKARIIVQEFIKEAKGADIRAFVVNGKVVGAMKRQGEEGEFRSNLHRGGQASVIKLSSAERRAALAAAKALGLAVAGVDMLQSARGPLILEVNSSPGLEGIEKATGINIAGKIIEYIEASANKKTSKSKIKQ